In Methanothermus fervidus DSM 2088, a single genomic region encodes these proteins:
- a CDS encoding Cobaltochelatase., Magnesium chelatase (COGs: COG1429 Cobalamin biosynthesis protein CobN and related Mg-chelatase~InterPro IPR003672~KEGG: mth:MTH714 magnesium chelatase subunit~PFAM: CobN/magnesium chelatase~PRIAM: Cobaltochelatase., Magnesium chelatase~SPTR: O26810 Magnesium chelatase subunit~PFAM: CobN/Magnesium Chelatase) codes for MRNIIFMSIIIISFIIFISANSTHVYALNTTDFNNSSRDKITVVILSDNQGAIIANQAVHELIKNNTTLTNNVQFQVRSCSQIEKIQDDEFVNLISNSKIFIGEWISDSVSKRLQEIFSKNKQITNKKDGIFLILEPAPGYINLMRYSNIKGKYLLENFSDEELYNLYQNTKRGLSYDYVKNYLSSIKSPEDFNRAVLYKDLNNVLALKEQILWALNRLGFSVEWHEPDWAKTSSGEKIYGIYRYGWYDNLTVYAQHYFKTSAIGCVGIIESTMYVGSQQLGPYYALIDALEKRNINVIPVVAYGATPDQLKVMVESFTDAPNVESFFANPSKYKVYVDAIISMPAFGLGGDNFTDVIKFFEILNVPVFRAIHSDYISAEQWEISSQGIRYLTGDKWWHIAVPEAQGIINPTIVATLAPPSKDPITGLVFSDYKVIDKNIELLADTIKNWILLKRMPNSEKKIALIYYNYPPGKSNIGSSYLNTITSIYNLLHILKENGYKVENIPTNTTELLDLILKKAINIAPWAPGELEKLVENGAILYPVDKYIEWFSKLDNITKLQVIEGPVGYIGELCRKAVELNYTQEMFDRLDSWYQGLVSLLPENRTKDVLPLLDKIVNILKEYLLTQNESYYQEFMDYKKRFLSLKVPGICGWGEPPGNVMTIEKNGTKYFVIPGIWFGNIFVCPEPQRGWEGDINKLYHSMVVAPPHQYLAAYLYLQENTHAMVHLGRHATYEWLPGKEVLLAPYDFPKVVVGSTPQIYYYIVDGLAEGIQAKRRGSAVMIDHLTPPMSFTELYGGYGELASLVSQYDGADPSVKPQIIAKMKEVIKNNNFTKIIEAYIGKRLDELKDDEFVDAIEDYLTSLQNTLYPYGLHAIGKNWTDDEIAMLVTSILSIPIEISPKVETTLQDEISMLICGKKYNNLTFTQKEEINKKCIEVVRNLIRNGLESTVNNLTSNPTEGLKKVLEEALKYVNLIKESIENEIKALLNALNCGFIPPGPGNDPVVNPDVLPTGRNFFQNQAEEIPTKKAVEYGKILAMQTLEGLAEKISEKLYKKKFTKLKPNQKRKVIEEASKVEKIAVGIFCTETARDDGALISMVLHLIGAKPEWSSSPSAGVGGAKVKEIPRLVELKDLVRPEGWPKKRIDVVIVTTGLFRDLYSRQVGILDKAFRLALAAAYYTILNNETLKKKYGEKLKKALDYVLTPVGFYGLGSESLNDNYIAKHWVKDFAYYLSLNMTPEEAGELAISRIFAPPENDYGAGISKSVEMAWTWSNRTQLADFYINRMSNIYSSTKWGVNNPEVFKRALSGVSIVYTSRNTNLYGVLDNDDFFDYWGGLSMAIERINKSPPTIMVLSYANRNNPKVFDLQQFMVKEMATRYFNPSWITGMMKTDPTGRYFSRKFVSNLWLSQVTTPHLVQDWMWNEIVDVYVKDKYNIGVSQWLSTGNRAYAMISIIGTLLTAAHKGFWHPSTETLRLIANRWAALIARYGPACCDCSCGNIAMIRWALNYVNPNLLNSVRSQLYIATKNAAFAPSIPGAPTTPQPSVPGIPTTTPQPSIPGAPSQLGAPTALGRVGIGTAATRGVSPGISGPSGRVGGEVGARGAAQASGAASKSSSESGATGKAGITGAAAGKAYEITPVSKGIGSPSSVPFAGIIGVIILIALMAVGYLLRRPEQ; via the coding sequence ATGCGAAATATTATATTCATGTCAATAATTATTATCTCTTTTATAATTTTTATTTCAGCTAACTCTACGCATGTATATGCATTAAATACAACAGATTTTAATAACTCAAGTAGAGATAAAATTACAGTAGTTATTTTAAGTGATAATCAAGGAGCTATAATAGCCAACCAAGCTGTACATGAATTAATAAAAAATAACACTACCCTAACTAACAACGTACAATTTCAAGTAAGGAGTTGCTCTCAGATCGAAAAAATCCAAGACGATGAATTTGTTAATTTGATTTCTAATTCTAAAATATTTATTGGAGAATGGATCAGTGACTCAGTGTCAAAGCGCTTACAAGAAATATTTTCAAAAAATAAACAAATAACAAATAAAAAAGATGGAATATTTCTAATTCTTGAACCTGCTCCAGGGTATATTAATTTGATGAGATATTCAAACATCAAAGGAAAATATCTCTTAGAAAATTTTTCAGACGAAGAATTATATAACTTGTATCAAAACACCAAAAGAGGTTTATCATACGATTATGTTAAAAATTACCTTTCATCTATAAAATCTCCTGAAGATTTCAATAGGGCTGTTTTATATAAAGATTTAAACAATGTTTTGGCACTCAAAGAACAAATATTATGGGCATTGAATAGGTTAGGATTTTCAGTAGAATGGCACGAACCTGACTGGGCTAAAACTTCTTCTGGTGAAAAAATTTATGGTATATACCGCTATGGATGGTATGATAATCTCACAGTTTATGCACAACATTACTTTAAAACAAGTGCCATCGGATGTGTTGGTATTATTGAAAGTACAATGTATGTAGGTTCTCAACAATTAGGACCTTATTATGCACTCATCGATGCACTAGAAAAGCGGAATATAAATGTCATACCAGTAGTAGCATATGGTGCTACACCAGATCAGTTAAAAGTTATGGTAGAATCATTTACAGATGCTCCTAATGTTGAAAGTTTCTTTGCAAACCCATCTAAGTATAAGGTTTATGTTGATGCTATAATAAGCATGCCAGCCTTTGGTTTAGGCGGTGATAATTTTACAGACGTAATTAAATTTTTTGAAATATTGAATGTACCTGTTTTTAGAGCAATACATTCTGATTATATAAGTGCAGAACAATGGGAAATTAGTTCACAAGGGATTAGGTATCTTACAGGTGACAAATGGTGGCATATAGCAGTTCCAGAGGCACAAGGGATTATAAATCCAACAATAGTTGCAACGCTTGCACCTCCTAGTAAAGATCCCATCACAGGCTTAGTTTTCAGTGATTACAAGGTGATAGACAAAAATATTGAGCTTTTAGCAGACACAATAAAAAATTGGATACTTTTAAAAAGAATGCCTAACTCTGAGAAAAAAATTGCTTTAATCTACTACAATTATCCACCAGGTAAAAGCAACATAGGGTCAAGTTATCTTAACACTATAACAAGCATTTATAATCTACTTCATATTCTTAAAGAAAATGGATATAAAGTTGAAAACATTCCTACAAATACAACAGAATTGCTTGATTTGATATTGAAAAAAGCTATTAATATTGCGCCATGGGCACCAGGAGAGCTTGAAAAGCTGGTAGAAAATGGTGCAATTCTTTACCCAGTTGATAAATATATAGAATGGTTCTCAAAATTAGATAATATTACAAAACTTCAAGTTATTGAAGGTCCTGTAGGATATATTGGAGAATTATGTAGAAAAGCTGTAGAATTGAATTATACACAAGAAATGTTTGATAGATTAGATTCATGGTACCAAGGGTTAGTATCATTGTTACCAGAAAATAGAACCAAAGATGTGTTACCTTTACTAGATAAGATAGTAAATATTTTAAAAGAATATCTTTTAACCCAAAACGAAAGTTATTATCAAGAATTTATGGATTATAAAAAACGATTTCTTTCTCTTAAAGTTCCAGGAATTTGTGGATGGGGTGAACCACCAGGAAATGTAATGACAATAGAAAAAAATGGCACAAAATATTTTGTTATTCCTGGAATATGGTTTGGTAACATTTTTGTTTGTCCAGAACCTCAACGTGGATGGGAAGGAGATATCAACAAATTATACCATAGTATGGTTGTAGCTCCACCACACCAATATCTTGCAGCATATTTATATCTCCAAGAAAACACTCATGCAATGGTACATCTTGGAAGACACGCTACTTATGAATGGCTACCAGGAAAAGAAGTATTGCTTGCACCATATGACTTTCCAAAAGTTGTTGTTGGAAGCACGCCACAAATTTACTACTATATTGTGGATGGACTTGCAGAAGGTATTCAAGCTAAAAGAAGAGGATCAGCAGTTATGATAGATCATTTAACTCCTCCAATGTCATTCACTGAATTATATGGGGGTTATGGAGAACTAGCATCTTTAGTAAGCCAATACGATGGTGCAGATCCATCGGTAAAACCACAAATTATAGCTAAAATGAAAGAAGTCATCAAGAATAATAACTTTACAAAAATAATTGAGGCTTACATTGGAAAAAGATTGGATGAATTAAAGGATGATGAATTTGTAGATGCAATTGAAGATTATTTAACATCCCTACAAAATACACTTTATCCTTATGGTTTACATGCCATTGGTAAAAATTGGACAGATGATGAGATTGCAATGTTAGTTACTTCAATACTTTCAATACCTATCGAAATTTCACCTAAGGTTGAAACAACTTTACAAGATGAAATATCAATGCTTATTTGTGGAAAAAAATACAACAACCTTACATTTACACAAAAAGAAGAAATAAACAAAAAATGTATTGAAGTAGTTAGAAATTTAATTAGAAATGGTCTTGAATCAACAGTAAATAATTTAACTTCAAACCCAACAGAGGGATTAAAAAAAGTTCTTGAAGAAGCATTGAAATATGTAAACCTAATAAAAGAAAGCATTGAAAATGAAATAAAAGCACTGTTAAATGCGTTAAATTGTGGTTTTATACCACCAGGGCCTGGAAATGATCCAGTAGTTAATCCAGACGTGTTACCAACGGGAAGAAACTTTTTCCAAAATCAGGCGGAAGAAATACCAACTAAAAAAGCTGTTGAATATGGTAAAATATTAGCAATGCAAACACTTGAAGGTTTAGCAGAAAAAATTTCAGAAAAACTCTATAAAAAGAAATTTACAAAACTTAAACCCAATCAAAAAAGAAAAGTTATTGAAGAAGCAAGTAAAGTCGAAAAGATAGCTGTAGGAATTTTTTGTACAGAAACTGCACGTGATGATGGAGCATTAATATCAATGGTACTTCATCTTATTGGAGCAAAGCCAGAATGGTCAAGCTCTCCAAGTGCTGGTGTTGGAGGCGCTAAAGTCAAAGAAATTCCAAGACTTGTAGAATTAAAAGATCTTGTTAGGCCAGAAGGATGGCCAAAGAAAAGAATTGACGTAGTTATAGTTACAACCGGTTTATTTAGAGATTTGTACAGTAGACAAGTTGGAATATTAGATAAAGCATTTAGATTGGCTCTTGCAGCAGCATATTATACAATACTTAATAATGAAACACTTAAAAAGAAATATGGTGAAAAACTAAAAAAAGCTCTAGATTATGTATTGACACCTGTAGGATTTTATGGATTAGGATCCGAATCATTAAATGATAATTATATAGCAAAACACTGGGTGAAAGATTTTGCATATTACCTGTCCCTTAACATGACTCCAGAAGAAGCTGGAGAACTTGCAATATCTCGAATATTTGCACCACCAGAAAATGATTATGGGGCTGGTATATCAAAATCTGTTGAAATGGCATGGACATGGAGTAATAGGACACAGCTCGCAGATTTTTACATAAATAGAATGAGTAATATTTACTCAAGCACGAAATGGGGAGTTAACAATCCAGAAGTATTTAAGAGAGCATTAAGTGGAGTGTCAATAGTATATACAAGTAGAAACACAAACCTTTATGGAGTTCTTGACAATGATGATTTCTTTGATTATTGGGGCGGACTTTCAATGGCAATAGAAAGAATAAATAAATCTCCACCAACAATAATGGTTTTAAGTTATGCAAACAGAAATAACCCAAAGGTATTTGATTTACAACAATTTATGGTTAAAGAGATGGCAACACGTTACTTTAATCCTTCATGGATAACAGGAATGATGAAAACAGATCCAACTGGCAGATACTTCAGCCGTAAATTTGTCTCAAACCTTTGGTTATCTCAAGTAACAACGCCTCACCTAGTCCAAGATTGGATGTGGAATGAAATTGTAGATGTATATGTGAAAGACAAATACAACATTGGAGTATCACAATGGCTATCAACTGGAAATAGAGCATATGCAATGATAAGCATCATAGGTACATTACTTACAGCAGCCCACAAAGGCTTCTGGCATCCATCTACAGAAACTCTTAGATTAATTGCAAATAGATGGGCAGCTCTAATAGCCAGATATGGACCAGCATGCTGTGATTGCAGTTGTGGAAATATAGCTATGATAAGATGGGCATTAAACTATGTAAATCCAAATCTATTAAATTCAGTAAGATCTCAGCTATATATAGCAACAAAAAATGCTGCATTTGCTCCTTCAATCCCAGGAGCTCCAACAACACCACAACCTTCAGTCCCTGGAATTCCAACAACTACACCACAACCTTCAATTCCAGGAGCACCATCACAACTAGGAGCTCCAACTGCATTAGGAAGAGTAGGAATTGGAACTGCAGCAACAAGGGGAGTTTCACCAGGAATTTCAGGTCCTTCAGGTAGAGTTGGTGGTGAAGTTGGTGCAAGAGGAGCAGCTCAAGCTTCTGGAGCTGCAAGTAAATCCTCATCAGAATCAGGTGCTACAGGTAAAGCAGGAATTACAGGTGCTGCAGCAGGTAAAGCATATGAGATTACACCAGTGTCTAAAGGAATTGGAAGTCCATCATCAGTGCCATTTGCAGGAATAATCGGAGTTATAATATTGATTGCATTGATGGCGGTAGGATATCTATTGAGAAGGCCTGAGCAATAG
- a CDS encoding hypothetical protein (KEGG: mth:MTH717 hypothetical protein~SPTR: O26813 Putative uncharacterized protein~PFAM: Protein of unknown function (DUF3344)): MKNIKKIYILGLIVVALFMLPGLTYADSYYGGKPLETVKHGKVTGGLYIDSYLGFTGNAESANQSIGNAYVYYKFKPLPENAIVKNATLYVLVYSGHMQEAKETYVNVTYNGKLLDSQFLNTTYTYPPAGNNNTAILGPGHDNDPYLMVNNHTMRVTSDYLMWYDVTSLTTAGYNTALINTTGSRDGRIKLITLVVAYDIPNSTNITEYWINLGHDVVSYKDNNYIGKTKFIANIREKIENATLTVVHAASQDGMYTFNDVILPGGQTTADYAGYNVWDVTNYFNKTGENILTYNRTGKFYKIILAGLSAKYSGNKTFTITLTNLGKSTITIKYYISIYTNPVNGTKVSYRELTITLKPNETKTIELGKYPFKYAVSGTMIVKNPSRYRIPLNLRIKYEIEGLNPQMREISKYIAPRGEFRYIARYTGKEEGYADVW; encoded by the coding sequence GTGAAAAATATTAAGAAAATTTATATATTGGGTCTCATAGTGGTTGCATTGTTTATGTTACCAGGGTTGACATATGCTGACTCTTATTATGGTGGCAAACCACTAGAAACTGTTAAACATGGAAAGGTGACTGGTGGGCTTTATATAGACAGTTATTTAGGGTTCACAGGGAATGCAGAAAGTGCAAATCAAAGTATAGGAAATGCCTATGTTTACTATAAATTTAAACCATTGCCTGAAAATGCTATTGTAAAAAATGCAACACTTTATGTTCTAGTATATTCTGGACACATGCAAGAAGCTAAGGAAACATATGTTAATGTAACTTACAATGGAAAATTGCTAGATAGTCAATTCCTCAATACAACTTACACTTATCCACCCGCTGGAAACAATAATACAGCAATTCTTGGCCCTGGTCATGACAATGATCCTTACTTAATGGTCAACAACCATACAATGAGAGTAACAAGTGATTATCTAATGTGGTATGATGTAACTAGTCTTACAACAGCAGGATATAATACTGCACTAATAAACACCACTGGATCTCGTGATGGCAGAATAAAATTAATAACACTTGTTGTTGCATATGACATTCCAAACAGCACGAACATTACTGAATATTGGATCAATCTAGGACATGACGTTGTAAGTTATAAAGATAATAATTACATAGGCAAAACAAAATTTATAGCAAATATTAGAGAAAAAATAGAGAATGCTACACTTACAGTTGTGCATGCTGCAAGTCAAGATGGAATGTATACATTCAATGATGTTATACTTCCTGGGGGCCAAACTACAGCTGATTATGCAGGATACAATGTCTGGGACGTAACTAACTACTTCAATAAGACTGGTGAAAACATATTAACATATAATAGAACAGGAAAATTTTATAAGATAATACTTGCAGGATTATCAGCAAAATATTCTGGAAACAAAACCTTCACAATAACCCTAACAAACTTAGGAAAATCAACAATAACCATAAAATATTACATCTCAATCTACACAAATCCAGTTAATGGAACTAAAGTCAGCTATAGAGAATTAACAATAACTCTAAAGCCAAATGAAACAAAAACAATAGAGTTAGGTAAATATCCATTTAAATATGCAGTATCTGGAACAATGATTGTCAAAAATCCATCAAGATATAGAATTCCATTAAATCTAAGAATAAAATATGAAATTGAGGGATTGAATCCACAGATGAGGGAGATAAGTAAATACATAGCTCCAAGGGGAGAATTTAGGTATATAGCTAGATATACAGGGAAAGAAGAAGGATATGCTGATGTTTGGTGA
- a CDS encoding hypothetical protein (KEGG: protein kinase ; K08293 mitogen-activated protein kinase~SPTR: A5KP43 Putative uncharacterized protein): MQKNLLIVISGVMLLGMFVSFIIMFLEPQQIPTIKIVENKTNNTSTSIPQYQQNDKYQSYYKGGENDTYIPKSKVNVEYNSTNKTGG, encoded by the coding sequence ATGCAAAAAAATTTGTTAATTGTGATATCAGGGGTTATGTTATTAGGCATGTTTGTTAGTTTTATAATAATGTTTTTAGAGCCACAACAGATCCCAACAATAAAAATTGTTGAAAATAAAACCAATAATACATCTACATCTATCCCACAATATCAACAAAATGATAAATACCAATCATATTATAAAGGTGGAGAAAACGATACATATATACCAAAATCAAAAGTGAATGTAGAATACAATTCTACTAATAAAACAGGAGGGTAA
- a CDS encoding protein of unknown function DUF169 (COGs: COG2043 conserved hypothetical protein~InterPro IPR003748~KEGG: mth:MTH526 hypothetical protein~PFAM: protein of unknown function DUF169~SPTR: O26626 Conserved protein~PFAM: Uncharacterised ArCR, COG2043), translated as MTKCANNKELAEKIKKILELERSPVAIKLVKKKEDIPSGIKSVEKEKRHCEMVEEASKGGKFYATCEYHLCKGGAGAIGICEMPSKVKSGEFYLELGRFSSFPAANRCVNTIPKIKERFYASVYAPLEEADFDPDVVVIICKPNQAMKLVQALVYKLGERVTSDFSGIQSVCADAVAGPYTRGKPNFTLGCSGSRQYTGIKDEEIIVGLNGENLCCVVESLESI; from the coding sequence TTGACAAAATGTGCCAATAACAAAGAATTAGCTGAAAAAATCAAAAAAATTTTAGAATTAGAAAGATCTCCAGTTGCTATAAAGCTTGTTAAGAAAAAAGAAGATATACCTTCCGGTATAAAGAGCGTTGAAAAAGAAAAAAGACATTGTGAGATGGTTGAGGAAGCATCTAAAGGAGGAAAATTTTATGCCACCTGCGAATATCACTTATGTAAGGGAGGAGCAGGTGCAATTGGAATATGTGAAATGCCAAGTAAAGTAAAAAGTGGAGAGTTTTACCTAGAATTAGGAAGATTCTCAAGTTTTCCAGCCGCCAACAGATGTGTAAATACAATCCCAAAAATAAAAGAAAGATTTTATGCATCAGTGTATGCTCCCCTAGAAGAAGCAGATTTTGACCCTGATGTTGTAGTAATAATTTGCAAGCCAAATCAAGCAATGAAACTTGTGCAAGCATTAGTTTATAAATTAGGTGAAAGAGTAACATCAGACTTTTCTGGAATTCAGTCAGTATGTGCTGATGCAGTGGCAGGTCCATACACACGAGGAAAACCCAACTTTACATTAGGCTGTAGTGGATCTAGACAATACACAGGAATTAAAGATGAGGAAATTATCGTAGGTTTAAATGGCGAAAATCTCTGTTGTGTAGTTGAATCATTAGAATCCATTTGA
- a CDS encoding protein of unknown function DUF358 (COGs: COG1901 conserved hypothetical protein~InterPro IPR007158~KEGG: mfe:Mefer_1329 protein of unknown function DUF358~PFAM: protein of unknown function DUF358~SPTR: C7P9A6 Putative uncharacterized protein~PFAM: Protein of unknown function (DUF358)) gives MATREFIVRMNDTTTSPNFSLNNLTGVGRLDLACRAVSSALFLSHSIRKNSKIYVNLNGPPSPPVTILFDAKNLKRVYPDERNIASHIRIALKKFDKKEIFTETEPGIFIAKKSFEELIKEKNKKADIYYLSKDGKDIRKFKFNLEKDLCFILGDHKGIPKKTEKFLDELGIKKISVGEIEYLASQVITIVHYELDRRLASR, from the coding sequence ATGGCAACTAGGGAATTTATTGTAAGGATGAACGATACTACTACTAGTCCAAATTTTTCATTAAATAATCTTACAGGTGTTGGAAGGTTAGATTTAGCTTGTAGGGCTGTATCTTCAGCCCTATTTCTTTCTCATTCAATAAGAAAAAACTCTAAAATTTATGTCAACTTAAATGGTCCTCCTTCACCGCCAGTAACAATATTATTTGATGCAAAAAATCTAAAAAGAGTATATCCTGATGAGAGGAACATTGCATCTCATATAAGAATTGCATTGAAAAAATTTGATAAAAAAGAAATTTTCACTGAAACAGAGCCTGGAATTTTCATTGCTAAAAAAAGTTTTGAAGAATTAATAAAAGAAAAAAATAAAAAAGCAGATATTTATTATTTATCAAAAGATGGCAAAGATATTAGAAAATTTAAATTTAATCTTGAAAAGGATCTTTGTTTTATTCTTGGAGACCATAAGGGAATTCCTAAAAAAACAGAAAAATTTTTGGATGAATTAGGAATAAAAAAAATATCTGTTGGTGAAATAGAATACTTAGCATCACAAGTCATTACCATTGTGCATTATGAACTTGATAGACGTTTAGCAAGTAGGTAA
- a CDS encoding 4-diphosphocytidyl-2C-methyl-D-erythritolsynthas e (COGs: COG2068 Uncharacterized MobA-related protein~InterPro IPR001228~KEGG: msi:Msm_0116 MobA-related protein~PFAM: 4-diphosphocytidyl-2C-methyl-D-erythritol synthase~SPTR: A5UJE3 MobA-related protein~PFAM: Cytidylyltransferase), with protein sequence MKVSAIVAAAGQSKRMKKHVSKNKLLLKIGNKPILLHTLSNVFNSKIDECIIVYREKEIFNLIKNLDIKIVKVDKVPLSYSLLSGVKECNNEICLCVAGDQPFVTSETFNNLIKTSIKKDVLSILGRKGKEGYVENVEGLGMPFVARKELLLRYLPQYPGNINPILKKMLNNNVKIYAIPPLKEIELLNINTYKDYLLAKRLSSS encoded by the coding sequence TTGAAAGTTTCAGCAATAGTTGCAGCAGCTGGTCAAAGTAAACGAATGAAAAAACACGTGTCAAAAAATAAATTGTTATTAAAAATTGGAAACAAGCCAATATTGCTTCATACTTTAAGCAATGTTTTTAACTCTAAAATTGATGAGTGTATCATTGTATATAGAGAAAAAGAAATTTTTAATTTGATTAAAAACCTTGATATAAAAATTGTTAAGGTTGATAAAGTTCCATTGTCTTATTCACTATTATCTGGTGTCAAAGAATGTAACAATGAAATTTGTTTGTGTGTGGCAGGAGATCAACCATTTGTAACCAGCGAAACATTCAATAATTTAATAAAAACTTCTATAAAAAAAGACGTATTGTCGATATTAGGTAGAAAAGGAAAAGAAGGATATGTTGAAAATGTGGAAGGACTTGGCATGCCGTTTGTAGCTAGGAAGGAATTACTTTTGAGATATTTACCTCAATATCCTGGGAATATCAATCCAATTCTTAAAAAAATGCTCAATAACAATGTAAAAATTTATGCAATTCCTCCTCTAAAAGAAATTGAACTGTTAAATATAAATACATATAAAGATTACCTACTTGCTAAACGTCTATCAAGTTCATAA
- a CDS encoding conserved hypothetical protein (KEGG: mth:MTH529 hypothetical protein~SPTR: O26629 Putative uncharacterized protein), translating into MGVKSLKKLNKFIILFFALAIITAPIGLYAEKGSPSQNPKEVSSFDAGDTILPGMKVVNRDKVWKAPLILHPTNLIEDFKERQYDEVMISILTGVTPNMEKVLGEHISRRGIAVGYEGPGILKIKNGKICVDSPSNFVWGYKVPYTYGVKTKNSLAIVEKNRIVKVVSFSDINNDTVPHDYVSVQEIKKWYMNAYEGENITLDYSLNYFNDNRREVPPNEIEKLFGKNVKEYMKNYPSYSPIMVYMHNYKEKVAIHVVDYLGSYPEYNDLKRELNARSFIKAWNNTIIPPGTASSGKESVGFELSSDPKAPTGTASHGTCPPARALRDAVTSIGFPLPTGLTWEYTAVKYGINPATDIKITNTGKYPIKIIMWSEGHGPSMEIHVKIIYLIPE; encoded by the coding sequence ATGGGCGTGAAATCATTGAAAAAATTAAATAAATTTATTATTTTATTTTTTGCATTAGCAATAATCACAGCCCCTATTGGGTTGTATGCAGAAAAAGGTAGTCCCTCCCAAAATCCAAAAGAAGTTTCGTCTTTTGATGCAGGAGATACAATACTTCCAGGAATGAAAGTTGTGAATAGAGATAAAGTATGGAAAGCACCATTAATTCTTCATCCCACAAACTTAATAGAAGATTTTAAAGAACGACAATATGATGAAGTCATGATTTCCATTTTAACAGGAGTAACACCAAATATGGAGAAAGTATTGGGAGAACATATATCTAGAAGAGGAATAGCTGTAGGTTATGAAGGACCTGGTATATTAAAAATTAAAAATGGTAAAATTTGTGTAGATTCTCCATCTAATTTTGTTTGGGGTTATAAAGTTCCATATACATATGGCGTAAAGACGAAAAATTCCTTAGCAATAGTCGAAAAAAATAGAATTGTTAAAGTTGTTAGTTTTTCAGATATAAATAATGATACAGTACCTCATGATTATGTTTCTGTCCAAGAAATTAAAAAATGGTATATGAATGCATATGAAGGTGAAAATATAACTTTAGATTATTCATTGAATTATTTTAATGATAATAGGCGCGAAGTTCCTCCAAATGAGATTGAAAAACTTTTTGGTAAAAATGTGAAAGAATACATGAAAAATTATCCAAGCTATTCTCCTATAATGGTTTACATGCATAATTACAAGGAAAAAGTTGCAATACACGTAGTTGATTATTTGGGATCTTATCCTGAATATAATGATTTAAAAAGAGAGTTAAATGCAAGATCTTTTATTAAAGCATGGAATAACACAATAATACCACCAGGTACAGCATCCTCTGGTAAAGAATCTGTTGGTTTTGAACTTTCTAGTGATCCAAAGGCACCGACAGGCACAGCTTCTCATGGTACTTGTCCACCAGCAAGAGCTTTAAGAGATGCCGTAACTAGTATTGGATTTCCATTGCCTACAGGATTGACTTGGGAATATACGGCAGTTAAGTATGGTATAAACCCTGCAACAGATATTAAGATAACAAATACAGGTAAATATCCAATAAAGATAATAATGTGGTCAGAAGGCCATGGTCCTAGCATGGAAATACATGTTAAAATAATATATTTAATTCCGGAGTGA